A genomic window from Chaetodon auriga isolate fChaAug3 chromosome 13, fChaAug3.hap1, whole genome shotgun sequence includes:
- the gpr18 gene encoding N-arachidonyl glycine receptor: protein MKLNLNFSNMSVESDTVRLEQGPVEYRMAGLIFYCFVFVIGVIVNIIALWVFALTTKKRNSVTVYMINVAVVDLTFILLLPFRMVYHHQDYWPFGDLFCRISAALTIFYPCMALWLFALISTDRYMAIVQPKHGKELRNVPKAVVASLGVWLMTLGGTVPLLFSEDDPDRISNFTTCIKMQDIIYMRHDNPVNFVRLIFFFLVPICIMIGCYIVIVDNLIHGRTSKLKPKVKQKSIRIIITLIIQVLVCFVPFHVCLVLHLVGKGKIGGFSTWAVFTTFLMNMSTVLDIILYYIVSKQFQDRVISVILYRNYLRSVRRKSRHTHTGSIRSMSNLTSAMI from the coding sequence ATGAAACTGAATCTAAACTTCTCCAACATGTCTGTGGAGTCTGACACTGTAAGGCTGGAACAGGGCCCGGTGGAGTACCGCATGGCCGGCCTGATCTTCTACTGCTTCGTCTTCGTCATTGGAGTCATAGTCAATATCATTGCTTTATGGGTGTTTGCCCTCACCACCAAGAAGAGGAACTCTGTCACTGTCTACATGATAAACGTGGCGGTGGTGGACCTCACCTTCATCCTGCTCCTTCCCTTCAGAATGGTTTACCACCACCAGGACTATTGGCCATTTGGAGATCTTTTCTGCAGAATCAGTGCGGCTCTCACCATCTTCTACCCCTGCATGGCTCTGTGGCTGTTCGCCCTGATCAGTACAGACCGCTACATGGCCATCGTCCAGCCGAAGCACGGCAAAGAGCTGAGGAACGTCCCAAAGGCCGTGGTGGCGAGTCTTGGGGTGTGGCTCATGACTCTTGGCGGTACTGTACCCCTGCTCTTCTCTGAGGACGACCCCGATCGCATCTCCAACTTCACCACCTGCATCAAAATGCAAGACATCATCTACATGCGCCACGACAACCCTGTCAACTTTGTGCGgctcattttcttcttcctggtTCCCATATGTATCATGATAGGCTGCTATATTGTCATCGTGGACAATCTGATCCACGGCCGCACCTCTAAACTCAAACCTAAAGTGAAGCAGAAGTCCATCCGGATTATCATCACGCTGATTATCCAagtgttggtgtgttttgtgcCTTTCCATGTGTGTCTAGTGCTCCATTTGGTGGGGAAAGGCAAAATTGGGGGGTTTAGCACATGGGCAGTCTTCACCACGTTCCTGATGAACATGAGCACAGTGTTAGATATCATTCTGTACTACATCGTCTCCAAGCAGTTCCAGGACAGGGTGATCAGTGTGATTCTGTACAGGAACTATCTGCGAAGTGTGAGACGGAagagcaggcacacacacacaggcagcatcCGATCAATGAGCAACCTGACCAGCGCAATGATATGA
- the LOC143331000 gene encoding G-protein coupled receptor 183, translated as MTAGVVVENITLDSAENSANQSSCDVFVYQRAAVVLFPIFYSVVFIISACGNSLVLYVICQRKQKFNSTSIYLVNLALSDALFTLALPGRITYYIRHFDWPFGDLLCRLTTLLFFANTYAGIGFMTCISLDRYLAMVHPHRLQCLRSVRVVRRVCCLVWALVSLQTAPLLFRSMLHKDQERHTCMEYFNFEGSLYTPYLLLLACAISFCCPLVIIMGCYAKINLKLRAAAKHNSVTGRSKRNHRANTIILLILLTFLTCFSPYHLNVMQFMSRKIHHEPTCEELRAFKMSLQVTVSLMNFNCCLDPVIYFFAIKTYKKRVLSLFKDYLYTSGASSKMTAENSSSNT; from the exons ATGACAGCTGGGGTGGTTGTTGAAAATATTACCCTGGACTCAGCTGAAAACTCTGCGAACCAGagcagctgtgatgtgtttgtctaCCAGAGAGCTGCAGTGGTCCTCTTCCCAATTTTCTACTCTGTGGTTTTCATCATCAGCGCGTGCGGCAACAGCTTGGTTCTCTATGTAATCTGCCAGAGGAAGCAGAAGTTCAACTCCACCTCCATCTATCTGGTCAACCTTGCTCTATCTGATGCCCTGTTCACTCTGGCGCTGCCTGGGAGAATTACTTACTACATCCGCCACTTTGACTGGCCCTTTGGCgaccttctctgcagactgacCACGCTTCTCTTCTTTGCAAATACCTACGCAG GTATTGGCTTCATGACTTGTATCAGTCTGGACCGATACCTGGCCATGGTGCATCCACACCGGCTGCAGTGTTTGCGGAGTGTGAGGGTGGTTCGCAGGGTCTGCTGCCTGGTCTGGGCTCTGGTATCCCTGCAGACAGCTCCCCTTCTGTTCCGCAGCATGCTGCATAAGGACCAGGAAAGACACACCTGCATGGAGTACTTCAACTTTGAGGGCTCTCTCTACACCCCTTATCTCTTGCTCCTGGCCTGTGCCATCTCCTTCTGCTGTCCGcttgtcatcatcatgggcTGCTACGCCAAGATCAACCTGAAGCTGCGAGCTGCAGCCAAGCACAACTCCGTCACGGGTCGATCAAAGAGGAATCATAGGGCCAACACCATtattctcctcatcctcctcacttTTCTCACATGCTTCAGCCCATACCACCTCAACGTTATGCAGTTTATGTCCAGAAAGATACATCACGAGCCAACCTGCGAGGAACTGAGGGCCTTTAAGATGTCCTTACAG GTTACTGTTTCACTAATGAACTTCAACTGCTGCTTGGACCCTGTCATCTACTTCTTTGCCATTAAGACCTACAAGAAGCGGGTGTTGAGCCTCTTTAAGGACTATCTGTACACTTCTGGTGCCTCCTCCAAAATGACagctgagaacagcagcagcaacacctgA
- the gpr183a gene encoding G-protein coupled receptor 183-A, producing the protein MKSTTAPVTSTSSSTSNDSLNSVCDTLYAHRDYARVLMPLFYSIVFIVGLLGNSLALHVIRPNLKKMNSTTLYSLNLVISDILFTLSLPLRIAYYALGFHWPLGEALCKTSGLIFYINTYAGVNFMTCLSVDRFIAVVLPLRFARLRKVSNVRYICVGVWLLVLAQTLPLLSMQMTNKEPDGYITCMEYPNFEKVDHIATVLIGAVFLGYVIPVVTILVCYSILCTKLHFTAKNNHLTEKSGRSRKAIGVICCVALVFVLCYSPYHIDLLQYMIRKLVSSPDCADLTAFQVSLHITVCLMNLNSSLDPFIYFFACKGYKRKLLKLLKLQVSMSFSSAVRTSPEGSSKDIIDGNKIQLSSTIGTTSERLTERRVLRPE; encoded by the coding sequence ATGAAGTCTACCACTGCGCCTGtgacctccacctcctcatccacCAGCAATGACTCATTGAATTCTGTCTGTGACACCTTGTACGCCCACCGGGACTACGCCAGGGTCCTCATGCCTCTTTTCTATTCCATTGTGTTCATTGTGGGACTGCTCGGTAACAGCCTTGCCCTCCACGTCATCCGTCCCAATCTGAAGAAGATGAACTCCACCACCTTGTACTCTCTCAACCTGGTCATTTCTGacatcctcttcaccctgtCTTTGCCTCTAAGGATTGCCTACTATGCTCTGGGTTTCCACTGGCCTCTGGGTGAGGCGCTGTGCAAGACCTCAGGCCTCATCTTCTATATCAACACCTACGCAGGAGTCAATTTCATGACCTGCCTCAGTGTAGACCGTTTCATCGCCGTGGTCCTTCCTCTGCGCTTTGCCCGACTTAGGAAGGTCAGTAACGTGCGCTAcatttgtgttggtgtgtggcTGCTGGTCCTAGCACAAACCCTCCCCCTGCTGAGCATGCAAATGACCAACAAGGAACCTGATGGCTACATCACCTGTATGGAATACCCCAACTTTGAGAAGGTCGACCACATTGCCACAGTGCTGATTGGTGCTGTCTTCCTTGGTTATGTCATCCCTGTGGTGACCATCCTCGTGTGTTACTCCATCTTGTGCACCAAACTCCACTTCACAGCCAAGAACAACCACTTGACAGAAAAGTCTGGACGGAGCCGCAAGGCCATCGGTGTGATCTGCTGCGTAGCCCTGGTGTTTGTTCTCTGCTACAGCCCCTATCACATTGACCTCCTGCAGTACATGATCCGCAAGCTGGTGTCAAGCCCCGATTGTGCTGATCTCACAGCCTTTCAGGTGTCGCTGCACATCACTGTGTGCCTGATGAACCTCAACTCCTCTTTGGATCCTTTTATCTACTTCTTTGCCTGCAAAGGCTACAAGAGGAAActtctgaagctgctgaagctaCAGGTCAGCATGTCCTTCTCCAGCGCAGTGAGGACGTCACCTGAAGGCTCCTCTAAGGATATTATTGATGGCAACAAGATCCAACTCAGTTCAACTATAGGCACAACCAGTGAGAGActcacagagaggagagtgCTGCGGCCTGAGTGA